The following are encoded together in the Nocardioides sp. Arc9.136 genome:
- a CDS encoding YafY family protein — MTTTASRLLDLLSLLQTRRDWPGSLLAERLGVSDRTVRRDIDRLREMGYTIQATMGPEGGYRLGAGTELPPLLFDDDQTVAVAVALRTATAAGVGIEEGAIRALATIRQVMPSRLRHRLDALEVTAITGRPGSGAPARVSTDVLVSLATTVRAREVLRLDYAARDADPDAGPTLPPRRVEPHHVVASQGRWYLLAWDLDREDWRLFSVERITPRVPTGPRFTPREVPGGDVHEFVSARFKGRDVNEWPCRGTVVLDLPAREVLPFAGDGVVRAIDENRCSLEVGSWSWASLAASFGRFEVAMEVVGPPALADAFGVLAARYATTARSGDAGTGLTDARESTS, encoded by the coding sequence ATGACCACCACCGCATCGCGTCTCCTCGACCTGCTGTCGCTGTTGCAGACCCGTCGGGACTGGCCCGGCTCGTTGCTGGCCGAGCGGCTGGGGGTCAGCGACCGCACGGTGCGGCGCGACATCGACCGGCTCCGCGAGATGGGCTACACCATCCAGGCGACCATGGGGCCGGAGGGCGGCTACCGCCTCGGGGCGGGCACCGAGCTGCCGCCGCTGCTGTTCGACGACGACCAGACCGTCGCTGTGGCCGTCGCCCTGCGGACGGCCACAGCCGCCGGCGTGGGCATCGAGGAGGGCGCGATCCGCGCGCTCGCGACCATCCGGCAGGTCATGCCCTCACGGCTGCGGCACCGGCTCGACGCCCTCGAGGTCACCGCCATCACCGGCCGCCCTGGTAGCGGAGCCCCGGCGCGGGTCTCGACCGACGTGCTCGTCTCGCTCGCCACCACCGTCCGCGCCCGCGAGGTGCTGCGTCTGGACTACGCCGCCCGCGACGCCGACCCGGACGCAGGGCCGACCCTCCCGCCGCGTCGGGTCGAGCCGCACCACGTCGTCGCCTCGCAGGGGCGCTGGTACCTCCTCGCCTGGGACCTCGACCGGGAGGACTGGCGCCTGTTCAGCGTCGAACGGATCACCCCCCGCGTCCCGACCGGGCCGCGCTTCACGCCGCGCGAGGTCCCGGGCGGCGACGTGCACGAGTTCGTGTCCGCACGGTTCAAGGGGCGCGACGTCAACGAGTGGCCGTGCCGCGGCACCGTCGTCCTCGACCTCCCGGCCCGCGAGGTCCTGCCCTTCGCCGGTGACGGAGTCGTCCGAGCCATCGACGAGAACCGGTGCAGCCTCGAGGTCGGCTCGTGGTCCTGGGCGTCACTGGCCGCCTCCTTCGGCCGCTTCGAGGTCGCCATGGAGGTCGTCGGCCCCCCGGCGCTCGCGGACGCCTTCGGCGTCCTGGCGGCGCGGTACGCCACGACAGCCCGAAGCGGTGATGCCGGCACGGGGTTGACGGATGCCCGGGAGTCGACGTCTTGA
- the dnaB gene encoding replicative DNA helicase, whose protein sequence is MSIAESDTRGVPEPPFEEWGDGPAPYAPGERPSAPGDRTPPQDMAAEQSVLGAMLISKDAIADVTEVLRGPDFYRPSHETIHDAVIDLFGRGEPVDMVTVAAELQRRGELQRVGGAPYLHTLSANVPIAANAAYYAEIVREKAILRRLVDAGTKIVQIGYAGEGHVDDVVDRAQAEIYQITDRRSSEDYVPLSDIMDGVLDEIEAISNREAGLYGVPTGFADLDDLTNGLHSGQMIIVAARPAMGKSTLALDFCRAASIHNNLTSCFFSLEMTRSEITMRLLSAEAKVPLNHIRNGNMNDDDWAKLARKMGEVSSAPIFIDDSPNMTMMEIRAKARRLKQRHDLKLMVIDYLQLMTSGRKVESRQLEVSEFSRQIKLLAKELEIPIIALSQLNRGPEQRGDKRPMMSDLRESGSIEQDADMVVLLHRDDVYEKESTRPGEADLIVAKHRNGPTRDITVAFQGHYSRFVDMAH, encoded by the coding sequence GTGAGCATCGCCGAGTCGGACACGCGGGGCGTGCCGGAGCCGCCGTTCGAGGAGTGGGGCGACGGCCCCGCGCCGTACGCGCCGGGCGAGCGACCGTCGGCGCCCGGTGACCGGACGCCGCCGCAGGACATGGCGGCGGAGCAGTCGGTGCTCGGCGCGATGCTCATCTCCAAGGACGCGATCGCCGACGTGACCGAGGTGCTGCGTGGGCCGGACTTCTACCGGCCCTCGCACGAGACCATCCACGACGCGGTGATCGACCTCTTCGGGCGTGGCGAGCCGGTCGACATGGTGACCGTCGCGGCCGAGCTGCAGCGGCGCGGCGAGCTCCAGCGGGTCGGCGGCGCGCCGTACCTCCACACGCTCTCGGCCAACGTGCCGATCGCGGCGAACGCCGCCTACTACGCCGAGATCGTCCGGGAGAAGGCGATCCTGCGCCGCCTGGTCGACGCGGGCACCAAGATCGTGCAGATCGGCTACGCCGGCGAGGGCCACGTCGACGACGTGGTCGACCGGGCGCAGGCCGAGATCTACCAGATCACCGACCGGCGCTCGAGCGAGGACTACGTCCCGCTCTCGGACATCATGGACGGCGTCCTCGACGAGATCGAGGCGATCAGCAACCGCGAGGCGGGCCTGTACGGCGTGCCGACCGGCTTCGCCGACCTCGACGACCTGACCAACGGCCTGCACTCGGGCCAGATGATCATCGTCGCCGCGCGTCCCGCCATGGGCAAGTCGACCCTTGCGCTGGACTTCTGCCGGGCAGCTTCGATCCACAACAACCTCACGAGCTGCTTCTTCAGCCTGGAGATGACGCGCTCGGAGATCACCATGCGCCTGCTCTCGGCCGAGGCGAAGGTGCCGCTGAACCACATCCGCAACGGCAACATGAACGACGACGACTGGGCCAAGCTGGCCCGGAAGATGGGCGAGGTCTCCTCGGCCCCGATCTTCATCGACGACAGCCCGAACATGACGATGATGGAGATCCGCGCGAAGGCCCGGCGGCTCAAGCAGCGCCACGACCTGAAGCTGATGGTCATCGACTACCTCCAGCTGATGACGTCGGGTCGCAAGGTCGAGTCCCGCCAGCTCGAGGTCTCGGAGTTCTCCCGGCAGATCAAGCTGCTCGCCAAGGAGCTGGAGATCCCGATCATCGCGCTCTCCCAGCTCAACCGTGGCCCCGAGCAGCGCGGCGACAAGCGCCCGATGATGAGCGACCTGCGTGAGTCCGGCTCGATCGAGCAGGACGCCGACATGGTGGTGCTCCTGCACCGTGACGACGTCTACGAGAAGGAGTCGACCCGCCCCGGCGAGGCGGACCTCATCGTCGCCAAGCACCGCAACGGCCCCACCCGCGACATCACCGTGGCCTTCCAGGGCCACTACTCGCGCTTCGTCGACATGGCGCACTGA
- a CDS encoding glycosyltransferase family 87 protein yields the protein MEPQVPDHVHPTREDPVARSLSEGIGGPMGTRGAGHRWWTPLRVVLALTALCFALGMVQKQSCFEDTWSDGQQRYAHMCYSDLPYLYTGRGMVERAWPYTEDAEVRSRYEVMEYPVGISYWAWGTAWLAQVADHVGVPDLADRARQPVDSLFGDSEVQSEIRWYVVVNALGLAAVALLTAWFLSRTHPRRPWDALMYAVSPALALTALVNWDLLAVGFVAAATWAWSRDKPLLTGVLIGLGTATKLYPLFLLGGILVICLRDRRLRDVAVATGAAAAAWVLADLPAYLSGPEEWRVFWSFNSERGADLGSVWLVAQQALDTTISAHTINVGSWLFFGAWCLGVLVLGLRAPETPRLAQLGFLVVAGFLLVNKVYSPQYVLWLLPLAVLARPRWRDQLVWQAGEVLYFASVWWYLGGYLAPAGGGDVGFYWVAILARVACELYLVGIVARDVLRPRHDPVRETGWVAPPPRSRALVG from the coding sequence ATGGAGCCGCAGGTGCCCGACCACGTCCACCCCACCCGGGAGGACCCGGTCGCGCGCTCGCTGAGCGAGGGCATCGGCGGACCGATGGGCACCCGCGGCGCTGGGCACCGCTGGTGGACGCCGCTGCGGGTGGTCCTGGCGCTGACGGCGTTGTGCTTCGCGCTGGGGATGGTGCAGAAGCAGAGCTGCTTCGAGGACACCTGGAGCGACGGGCAGCAGCGCTACGCGCACATGTGCTACTCCGACCTGCCCTACCTCTACACCGGCCGCGGCATGGTCGAGCGGGCCTGGCCCTACACCGAGGACGCGGAGGTCCGGTCCCGCTACGAGGTCATGGAGTACCCCGTCGGGATCTCCTACTGGGCCTGGGGGACCGCCTGGTTGGCGCAGGTCGCCGACCACGTCGGCGTGCCCGACCTCGCCGACCGGGCGCGGCAGCCGGTGGACTCGCTCTTCGGCGACAGCGAGGTCCAGTCGGAGATCCGCTGGTACGTCGTGGTCAACGCGCTCGGCCTGGCCGCCGTCGCGCTGCTGACCGCGTGGTTCCTCTCGCGCACCCACCCACGACGGCCCTGGGACGCCCTGATGTACGCCGTGTCCCCGGCGCTGGCGCTGACCGCGCTGGTGAACTGGGACCTGCTCGCCGTCGGGTTCGTCGCCGCCGCGACCTGGGCGTGGTCGCGGGACAAGCCGTTGCTGACCGGGGTGCTGATCGGCCTCGGCACGGCCACGAAGCTCTACCCGCTGTTCCTGCTCGGCGGCATCCTCGTCATCTGCCTGCGCGACCGGCGGTTGCGCGACGTCGCGGTCGCCACGGGGGCCGCGGCCGCCGCCTGGGTGCTGGCCGACCTGCCGGCGTACCTCTCGGGTCCGGAGGAGTGGCGGGTCTTCTGGTCCTTCAACTCCGAGCGCGGCGCCGACCTCGGCTCGGTGTGGCTGGTGGCGCAGCAGGCGCTCGACACCACGATCAGCGCCCACACCATCAACGTCGGCTCGTGGCTGTTCTTCGGCGCCTGGTGCCTGGGCGTGCTGGTGCTCGGCCTACGCGCGCCCGAGACGCCGCGGCTGGCCCAGCTGGGGTTCCTGGTCGTCGCCGGGTTCCTGCTGGTCAACAAGGTCTACTCCCCGCAGTACGTCCTGTGGCTGCTGCCGCTGGCCGTGCTGGCGCGGCCGCGCTGGCGCGACCAGCTGGTCTGGCAGGCCGGCGAGGTCCTCTACTTCGCCTCGGTGTGGTGGTACCTCGGCGGGTACCTCGCGCCGGCCGGAGGTGGCGACGTCGGCTTCTACTGGGTCGCGATCCTCGCGCGGGTCGCCTGCGAGCTCTACCTGGTCGGGATCGTCGCCCGCGACGTGCTGCGTCCCCGGCACGACCCGGTCCGGGAGACCGGGTGGGTTGCCCCGCCACCGCGCTCGCGCGCGCTCGTCGGCTGA
- a CDS encoding deoxyribonuclease IV — protein MATPLSIGAHVDQTDPIAEAQARQAPLVQFFLGDPQDYKGPQVRYAGGAAALKEAAEAAGVDLYVHAPYVINVATTNNRIRIPSRKLLQQHMDAAAEVGARGLIIHGGHVNKADDPEKGFDNWRKAIEATDIKVPLLIENTAGGDNAMARHLDRIGRVWDAISTAEGFEDVGFCLDTCHAHAGGNALETVVDDVRRITGRIDLVHCNDSRDDFDSGADRHTNFGSGRIDPELLAGIVRDAAAPVVCETPGDAEQHRADFAWLRERV, from the coding sequence ATGGCCACCCCCCTGTCGATCGGCGCCCACGTCGACCAGACCGACCCGATCGCCGAGGCGCAGGCGCGCCAGGCGCCGCTCGTGCAGTTCTTCCTCGGCGACCCGCAGGACTACAAGGGTCCGCAGGTGCGCTACGCCGGCGGCGCGGCCGCGCTCAAGGAGGCTGCCGAGGCCGCCGGGGTGGACCTCTACGTCCACGCGCCGTACGTCATCAACGTGGCCACGACGAACAACCGGATCCGGATCCCGAGCCGCAAGCTGCTCCAGCAGCACATGGACGCCGCCGCCGAGGTCGGCGCCCGGGGGCTCATCATCCACGGCGGCCACGTCAACAAGGCCGACGACCCCGAGAAGGGGTTCGACAACTGGCGCAAGGCGATCGAGGCGACCGACATCAAGGTCCCGCTGCTGATCGAGAACACCGCCGGCGGCGACAACGCGATGGCCCGCCACCTCGACCGGATCGGCCGGGTCTGGGACGCGATCTCCACCGCCGAGGGGTTCGAGGACGTCGGGTTCTGCCTGGACACCTGCCACGCCCACGCGGGCGGCAACGCGCTGGAGACGGTCGTCGACGACGTACGCCGCATCACCGGGCGGATCGACCTGGTCCACTGCAACGACAGCCGCGACGACTTCGACTCCGGCGCCGACCGGCACACCAACTTCGGGTCCGGCCGGATCGACCCCGAGCTGCTCGCCGGCATCGTGCGCGACGCGGCCGCACCGGTGGTGTGCGAGACCCCTGGCGACGCCGAGCAGCACCGGGCCGACTTCGCCTGGCTGCGCGAGCGGGTCTGA
- a CDS encoding VOC family protein: MTIQTTPHLNFRGDARAALEHYQSVFGGHTVINTYADLGMPKELPGAENVVFGLVASENGFRVMAYDIPGETGGTIVGGTSTSRENGTTITDQALFVSVNADTLEEAQGYWDGLAADATVVEPLAASAWSAGFGMLTDRFGVTWSVGVTAA; the protein is encoded by the coding sequence ATGACCATCCAGACCACTCCCCACCTCAACTTCCGCGGCGACGCGCGCGCGGCGCTCGAGCACTACCAGTCCGTGTTCGGTGGGCACACGGTCATCAACACCTACGCCGACCTCGGGATGCCGAAGGAGCTCCCGGGCGCGGAGAACGTCGTGTTCGGCCTCGTCGCCTCCGAGAACGGCTTCCGGGTCATGGCCTACGACATCCCGGGCGAGACCGGCGGCACCATCGTGGGCGGCACGTCCACCAGCCGCGAGAACGGCACCACGATCACCGACCAGGCGCTGTTCGTCTCGGTCAACGCCGACACCCTCGAGGAGGCGCAGGGCTACTGGGACGGGCTCGCCGCCGACGCCACCGTCGTCGAGCCCCTCGCCGCGTCCGCGTGGAGCGCCGGCTTCGGCATGCTCACCGACCGCTTCGGCGTCACCTGGAGCGTCGGCGTCACCGCCGCTTGA
- the rplI gene encoding 50S ribosomal protein L9, giving the protein MKLILTQEVTGLGGPGDIVEVKDGYGRNYLVPRGVAIRWTRGAEKTVESIKAARATRAVRDLGHAEEIKAKLEANAVAVKVRAGAGGRLFGAVTTAEIADALQATSGEAVDKRTIAVKNPIRALGNHEVSVRLHDEVSATVALNVIPA; this is encoded by the coding sequence ATGAAGCTCATCCTGACCCAGGAGGTCACCGGTCTCGGTGGCCCCGGTGACATCGTCGAGGTGAAGGACGGCTACGGCCGCAACTACCTCGTCCCTCGCGGCGTCGCGATCCGTTGGACGCGCGGTGCCGAGAAGACCGTCGAGTCGATCAAGGCCGCCCGCGCCACGCGTGCGGTCCGCGACCTCGGCCACGCCGAGGAGATCAAGGCCAAGCTCGAGGCGAACGCGGTGGCCGTCAAGGTCCGCGCCGGTGCCGGGGGCCGCCTGTTCGGCGCCGTCACCACCGCCGAGATCGCCGACGCCCTCCAGGCGACCTCCGGCGAGGCCGTCGACAAGCGCACGATCGCGGTCAAGAACCCGATCCGCGCGCTCGGCAACCACGAGGTCTCGGTCCGGCTGCACGACGAGGTGTCCGCCACGGTGGCCCTCAACGTCATCCCGGCCTGA
- the rpsR gene encoding 30S ribosomal protein S18 — translation MAKAVMRKPKKKVCQFCKEKATGVDYKDTTLLRKFISDRGKIRARRVTGNCVQHQRDVATAVKNAREVALLPYTSTGR, via the coding sequence ATGGCCAAGGCAGTGATGCGCAAGCCCAAGAAGAAGGTTTGCCAGTTCTGCAAGGAGAAGGCGACCGGTGTCGACTACAAGGACACCACGCTCCTCCGCAAGTTCATCTCGGACCGCGGCAAGATCCGCGCCCGTCGGGTGACCGGCAACTGCGTCCAGCACCAGCGCGACGTGGCCACGGCCGTCAAGAACGCCCGTGAGGTCGCCCTGCTGCCCTACACCTCGACCGGTCGCTGA
- a CDS encoding single-stranded DNA-binding protein: MAGETVITVVGNLVDDPELRFTPSGAAVANFRIASTPRTFDRQSNEWKDGDALFLSCSVWRQAAENVAESLQRGMRVVVQGRLKSRQYETREGEKRTVFEIEVEEVGPSLKYATAKVTRAQRSGGGGGGGGFSGGGGGAASGGDDPWATPAPQQGGGGQGGGQGGGQGGYGGGAPGGGQGGYGGGAPQGGGAPANDPWGAPGVGSDEPPF; this comes from the coding sequence ATGGCAGGCGAGACCGTCATCACGGTGGTCGGCAACCTCGTCGACGACCCGGAGCTGCGCTTCACCCCCTCGGGTGCGGCCGTGGCGAACTTCCGGATCGCGTCGACGCCGCGCACCTTCGACCGGCAGTCCAACGAGTGGAAGGACGGCGACGCGCTGTTCCTCTCCTGCTCGGTCTGGCGTCAGGCGGCGGAGAACGTCGCCGAGTCCCTGCAGCGCGGCATGCGTGTCGTCGTGCAGGGCCGCCTGAAGTCCCGCCAGTACGAGACCCGTGAGGGCGAGAAGCGGACCGTCTTCGAGATCGAGGTCGAAGAGGTCGGTCCGTCGCTGAAGTACGCCACGGCCAAGGTCACCCGGGCCCAGCGCTCCGGTGGTGGCGGCGGCGGTGGCGGGTTCTCCGGCGGTGGCGGCGGTGCCGCTTCCGGCGGGGACGACCCGTGGGCCACCCCGGCGCCCCAGCAGGGCGGCGGCGGCCAGGGCGGCGGCCAGGGCGGCGGCCAGGGCGGGTACGGCGGCGGCGCTCCCGGCGGCGGCCAGGGCGGTTACGGAGGCGGCGCACCCCAGGGTGGCGGCGCTCCCGCGAACGACCCCTGGGGCGCACCGGGCGTGGGCTCCGACGAGCCCCCGTTCTGA
- a CDS encoding alanine racemase, with protein sequence MSLVLHVAGDRWRTHLRSVADAHPGLVPVCKGNGYGFTLGRLARKSQWLGVDTIAVGTYDELPHVASRFDGSLLVLTPWRPFGAALDVDPALGDRVVHTVSRPQDVDDLLGRQPDARLVLERMTSMQRHGHSARELRAAARSLAGHPRARLEGVALHLPLAQGSHLGEVDRLLNDVVAAELGTRTIWVSHLTDAELATLRASYADYDIRPRTGTALWLGDRGALRVTASVLDVHPVERGDSFGYRGRTAPKSGHLLVVSGGTAHGIGLEAPTGDSSIRARAATLARGGLDAVGFVRSPFSIDGKQRLFAEPPHMQASMLFLPHGSRVPEVGDEVDVRVRFTATAFDRVLVE encoded by the coding sequence ATGAGCCTCGTCCTCCACGTCGCCGGCGACCGCTGGCGCACCCACCTGCGCTCGGTGGCCGACGCCCACCCGGGCCTGGTCCCGGTGTGCAAGGGCAACGGCTACGGCTTCACCCTGGGGCGGCTGGCCCGCAAGAGCCAGTGGCTCGGCGTCGACACGATCGCCGTGGGGACCTACGACGAGCTGCCGCACGTCGCGAGCCGCTTCGACGGCAGCCTGCTGGTCCTCACCCCGTGGCGCCCCTTCGGTGCCGCCCTCGACGTCGACCCGGCGCTCGGGGACCGCGTCGTCCACACCGTGAGCCGCCCGCAGGACGTCGACGACCTGCTCGGCCGCCAGCCCGACGCCCGCCTGGTGCTGGAGCGGATGACCAGCATGCAGCGCCACGGCCACTCCGCACGCGAGCTGCGCGCCGCCGCCCGCAGCCTCGCCGGGCACCCGCGCGCCCGCCTCGAGGGCGTCGCGCTGCACCTGCCGCTGGCCCAGGGCTCCCACCTCGGCGAGGTCGACCGGCTGCTCAACGACGTCGTCGCCGCCGAGCTCGGCACGCGCACCATCTGGGTCAGCCACCTCACCGACGCCGAGCTCGCCACGCTCCGCGCGTCGTACGCCGACTACGACATCCGTCCGCGGACCGGGACCGCCCTCTGGCTCGGCGACCGCGGCGCCCTCCGCGTCACCGCGAGCGTGCTCGACGTCCACCCGGTCGAGCGCGGCGACTCCTTCGGCTACCGCGGGCGCACCGCCCCGAAGTCCGGTCACCTGCTCGTCGTCAGCGGGGGCACGGCCCACGGCATCGGCCTCGAGGCACCCACGGGGGACTCCAGCATCCGGGCCCGCGCGGCCACGCTGGCGCGCGGGGGGCTCGACGCGGTCGGCTTCGTCCGCTCGCCGTTCTCCATCGACGGCAAGCAGCGGCTCTTCGCCGAGCCGCCGCACATGCAGGCCTCGATGCTCTTCCTCCCGCACGGCTCGCGGGTGCCCGAGGTGGGCGACGAGGTCGACGTGCGGGTGCGGTTCACCGCGACCGCGTTCGACCGCGTCCTGGTCGAGTAG
- the rpsF gene encoding 30S ribosomal protein S6 has protein sequence MRAYEVMVILDPSLDERTVQPSLDRYLNVIRNDGGSVESVDVWGRRRLAYEVKKNAEGIYAVISINAEPATVKEFDRQLTLNESILRTKVIRPDAR, from the coding sequence TTGCGTGCCTACGAAGTCATGGTCATCCTCGACCCCAGCCTCGACGAGCGCACCGTTCAGCCCTCGCTCGACCGCTACCTCAACGTCATCCGCAACGACGGCGGCTCGGTCGAGTCCGTCGACGTCTGGGGACGTCGTCGCCTCGCCTACGAGGTGAAGAAGAACGCCGAGGGCATCTACGCGGTGATCTCGATCAACGCCGAGCCGGCGACGGTCAAGGAGTTCGACCGTCAGCTCACGCTCAACGAGTCCATCCTGCGCACGAAGGTCATCCGGCCCGACGCTCGCTGA
- a CDS encoding MATE family efflux transporter, producing MRSERDGALDREIWRLALPAFLALVAEPLFLLSDAAIVGHLGTPELAGLGVAGVVLQTAVGLCVFLAYGTTAAVARHVGAGDPRGALAQGVDGVWLAVLIGTVVTVLGVLLTEPLVAVFDPSTAVAEHATTYLRIAFLGTTPLLVMLATTGVLRGLQDTRTPLVVAVAGNALNIALNLLLVYGVGGWDGLGLAGSAIGSVLAQVASATALLAVVVRGARRAGAPLGPDPRGIRAAGRAGVALVVRTLTLRAALLATTYAVTLGATGRDQEVGLATHQLAMTLWTFLAFVLDAIAIAAQAITGRCLGAGDVAGTRAVTDRMVRWGVVSGVVTGLLLALASPALGHLFTADPDVRALLVPVLVVAALGQPVAGVVFVLDGVLIGAGDGPYLARAGLVVLLLHAPAVLAAALLGGGLVVVWVVFAAVFMGARLAVLVRRARGDAWLVTGVRSLTP from the coding sequence GTGCGGAGCGAGCGGGACGGTGCCCTGGACCGCGAGATCTGGCGCCTGGCCCTCCCCGCCTTCCTCGCGCTCGTCGCCGAGCCGCTCTTCCTCCTCTCCGACGCGGCCATCGTCGGGCACCTCGGCACCCCGGAGCTGGCGGGCCTCGGCGTCGCCGGCGTCGTCCTGCAGACCGCCGTCGGCCTGTGCGTCTTCCTCGCCTACGGCACGACCGCCGCCGTCGCGCGCCACGTCGGTGCCGGCGACCCGCGCGGCGCCCTCGCGCAGGGCGTCGACGGGGTCTGGCTGGCCGTGCTGATCGGGACCGTCGTGACGGTGCTCGGCGTGCTGCTGACCGAGCCGCTCGTCGCCGTCTTCGACCCGAGCACCGCCGTCGCCGAGCACGCGACGACGTACCTGCGGATCGCCTTCCTCGGCACCACCCCGCTCCTCGTCATGCTGGCGACGACCGGGGTGCTCCGCGGCCTGCAGGACACCCGCACGCCGCTCGTCGTCGCCGTGGCCGGGAACGCGCTCAACATCGCGCTCAACCTGCTCCTCGTGTACGGCGTCGGTGGCTGGGACGGGCTCGGCCTGGCGGGGTCCGCGATCGGGTCGGTGCTGGCGCAGGTGGCGAGCGCGACGGCTCTCCTCGCGGTCGTGGTCCGGGGAGCGCGCCGCGCCGGCGCGCCCCTCGGCCCCGACCCGCGCGGCATCCGCGCGGCCGGCCGGGCCGGCGTCGCGCTGGTCGTGCGCACCCTGACCCTGCGCGCCGCCCTGCTCGCGACGACGTACGCCGTGACCCTCGGCGCCACCGGGCGGGACCAGGAGGTCGGTCTGGCCACCCACCAGCTCGCCATGACGCTGTGGACGTTCCTGGCCTTCGTGCTCGACGCGATCGCCATCGCCGCCCAGGCGATCACCGGGCGCTGCCTCGGCGCCGGCGACGTCGCGGGCACCCGCGCCGTGACCGACCGGATGGTCCGCTGGGGCGTGGTGAGCGGCGTGGTCACCGGCCTGCTGCTGGCCCTCGCGAGCCCGGCCCTCGGCCACCTGTTCACCGCGGACCCCGACGTGCGGGCGCTGCTCGTGCCCGTGCTGGTCGTGGCAGCGCTGGGCCAGCCGGTCGCCGGCGTCGTCTTCGTCCTCGACGGGGTGCTCATCGGCGCCGGGGACGGGCCCTACCTCGCCCGCGCGGGCCTGGTGGTCCTGCTCCTCCACGCGCCGGCGGTGCTGGCGGCCGCGCTGCTCGGCGGCGGCCTGGTCGTCGTCTGGGTGGTCTTCGCCGCCGTCTTCATGGGCGCGCGCCTCGCCGTGCTCGTCCGCCGGGCGCGCGGCGACGCCTGGCTGGTCACCGGCGTCCGTAGCCTGACCCCGTGA
- a CDS encoding peptidoglycan bridge formation glycyltransferase FemA/FemB family protein, producing MLTVREISETEHLAFVRAQRSASFLQTPAWGKVKSEWRRQSIGWFRDGQDAPVGAALVLYRQLPRVRRYLAYLPEGPVLDWADEDLAAWLAPMAAHVKAQGAFGVRIGPPVVTRRWDAATIKEGIADEGVHRLGELAPTERDGTGARVVSQLHELGWRSQAVAGGFAAGQPQHVFQVPLAGRSEEDVLAGMNQLWRRNIKKATKAGVDVTSTSTAEGIGAELEAFHDLYVHTAERDRFTPRPLSYFRTMVEALAAEEPDRITLHLARHEGDLVAATIAIRVGAHSWYSYGASSTEKREVRGSNAVQWAMMRGAIAAGADVYDLRGITETLDPDDPHVGLIQFKVGTGGEAVEYVGEWDLPLNRPLYRAFDLYMKRRG from the coding sequence GTGCTGACCGTCCGCGAGATCTCCGAGACCGAGCACCTCGCCTTCGTGCGGGCGCAGCGCTCCGCGTCGTTCCTGCAGACCCCCGCCTGGGGCAAGGTGAAGTCCGAGTGGCGCCGCCAGTCCATCGGCTGGTTCCGCGACGGCCAGGACGCCCCGGTCGGCGCGGCGCTGGTGCTGTACCGCCAGCTGCCGAGGGTGCGCCGCTACCTGGCCTACCTGCCCGAGGGCCCCGTGCTCGACTGGGCCGACGAGGACCTCGCCGCCTGGCTGGCCCCGATGGCCGCCCACGTCAAGGCGCAGGGCGCCTTCGGCGTGCGGATCGGGCCGCCGGTGGTCACCCGCCGCTGGGACGCCGCGACGATCAAGGAGGGCATCGCCGACGAGGGGGTGCACCGCCTCGGTGAGCTCGCACCCACCGAGCGCGACGGGACCGGCGCCCGGGTCGTCTCCCAGCTCCACGAGCTCGGCTGGCGCTCCCAGGCCGTCGCCGGCGGCTTCGCCGCGGGCCAGCCGCAGCACGTCTTCCAGGTCCCCCTCGCCGGGCGGTCCGAGGAGGACGTCCTGGCCGGGATGAACCAGCTGTGGCGCCGCAACATCAAGAAGGCCACCAAGGCCGGCGTGGACGTCACCTCCACCAGCACCGCCGAGGGCATCGGCGCCGAGCTCGAGGCGTTCCACGACCTGTACGTCCACACCGCCGAGCGGGACCGGTTCACCCCGCGCCCGCTGTCGTACTTCCGCACCATGGTCGAGGCGCTCGCCGCCGAGGAGCCCGACCGGATCACCCTCCACCTGGCCCGCCACGAGGGCGACCTGGTCGCGGCGACGATCGCGATCCGGGTCGGGGCGCACTCCTGGTACTCCTACGGCGCCTCCTCGACCGAGAAGCGCGAGGTGCGGGGCTCCAACGCCGTGCAGTGGGCGATGATGCGCGGTGCGATCGCCGCCGGCGCCGACGTCTACGACCTGCGCGGCATCACCGAGACCCTGGACCCCGACGACCCGCACGTGGGCCTGATCCAGTTCAAGGTCGGGACCGGCGGCGAGGCGGTGGAGTACGTCGGCGAGTGGGACCTCCCGCTGAACCGGCCGCTCTACCGGGCCTTCGACCTCTACATGAAGCGCCGGGGCTGA